A genomic segment from Malus domestica chromosome 05, GDT2T_hap1 encodes:
- the LOC103440964 gene encoding RING-H2 finger protein ATL80-like: MALHCMFFTGKIPLLTPFFCILTFIIVLITPLLSILIVVVVMIVRLVLWLAALFDRHMARSSASTPQPPNPLPDQGLEEMIICSLPSVSYNAEADARLAECAICLMEFVDGDVTRVLPHCGHGFHVSCVDRWLRCHSSCPSCRGSVVAEEGCYK, from the coding sequence ATGGCTCTCCATTGCATGTTTTTCACCGGAAAAATTCCCCTTCTTACTCCGTTCTTTTGCATCTTAACCTTTATCATTGTCCTGATCACTCCACTCTTGAGCATCTTAATCGTTGTTGTTGTCATGATCGTCCGCCTGGTGCTGTGGCTTGCTGCATTGTTCGACCGTCACATGGCCAGATCTAGCGCTTCCACGCCTCAGCCTCCCAACCCTTTGCCTGACCAAGGACTCGAGGAAATGATTATCTGTTCGCTTCCTAGCGTCTCGTACAATGCAGAAGCGGATGCAAGACTAGCAGAATGTGCAATCTGCTTGATGGAGTTTGTGGATGGAGATGTCACAAGGGTGTTGCCTCATTGTGGTCACGGATTCCATGTGAGTTGTGTTGATAGGTGGCTGAGGTGCCACTCTTCGTGCCCGTCTTGTCGCGGCAGTGTGGTTGCGGAAGAGGGGTGTTACAAATGA
- the LOC139196174 gene encoding uncharacterized mitochondrial protein AtMg00810-like, which translates to MEGAKPCSTPLNTTKLDHSSPLLENASEYRSLVRALQYLTWTRPDLSFAINLVCQFMHSQRLSHLQAVKRILRYLKGSLDLGLWFSKSSQAPSIQAFSNADWAGCSLDRRST; encoded by the coding sequence ATGGAAGGTGCCAAGCCCTGCAGCACCCCTCTCAATACCACCAAGCTGGATCACTCGTCTCCCCTGCTTGAAAATGCTTCTGAATATCGATCTCTAGTTAGAGCTCTTCAGTACTTAACCTGGACTAGACCTGATCTCAGTTTTGCTATTAATTTGGTATGTCAGTTTATGCATAGTCAAAGACTTTCACATCTACAAGCAGTAAAACGTATTCTCAGATATCTTAAGGGTTCTCTTGATCTTGGATTATGGTTCTCCAAGTCCTCTCAGGCTCCATCTATTCAAGCTTTTTCaaatgctgattgggctgggtGTTCTTTGGACAGAAGATCCACATGA
- the LOC103440965 gene encoding glutamate receptor 3.2-like encodes MNLVWLVSILLICRQGSVEAASRPAVVNVGAMFAAGSINGRVLKIAIEAARNDVNSDPSILRKTKLSISFHNSNYSGFLGLVGALKYMESDTFAIIGPQNSGMAHILSHLANELRVPLLSVTALDPTLASLQYPFFVQTAPNDQFQMAAIADIVSYFGWSEVVAIFTDDENSRNGVAALGEKLAEKRHKISYKAVLPPDPEPTREDIKNLLIKVRMVESRVIVIHTFSTSGLLVFDVAKELGMMESGYVWIAATWLSTVLDSTSPLSSKTASSIQGALTLRPHTPDSKRKRDFISRWNELSNGSIGLNPYGLYAYDTVWMLARAIDLLLEQGSSIGFSNITSIGPLGGLKGGTLNLGALSIFQGGKQLLDNILRTNTTGLTGRVAFHPDRSPLNPSYEIINTIANGYQRIGYWSNYSGISLVAPEKLSNRSNANQRLDTVVWPGGTTVKPRGWVFPNNGKKLRIGVPNRVSFQGFVSRTSGTDVVEGYCIDIFIAAINLLPYAVPYKFVLFGDGLKNPSYNELVNMVASGKFDAAVGDIAIVTNRTKIVDFTQPYIESGLVVVAPVRDSNSAWAFLRPFSSSMWGVTASFFIIIGLVIWILEHRKNDEFRGPPRKQIVTILWFSFSTMFFAHRENTLTTLGRMVLIIWLFVVLVINSSYTASLTSMLTVKQLSSPITGIDTLITSTESIGFQIGSFAQNYLVEQLDIPKSRLVPLGSPEAYATALKDKTVAAVVDERAYMELFLSENCKFSIRGTEFTKSGWGFAFPRDSPFAIDMSTAILTLSENGDLQKIYNKWLSRKICASESSSIVSDQLQLQSFWGLFLIAGIVSFIALLIYLFTTLHQYKRHTPEAEDQAEPSSQENINSHSTLTRLLKFLSFVDKKVDKSKKNKSKRKRSESVVPNGPNVIENEDDQSVRNASKRIQIDNPQEMRNADNDIWLTR; translated from the exons ATGAATCTAGTTTGGCTTGTGTCGATACTCCTTATCTGCAGACAAGGCTCCGTAGAAGCGGCCTCAAGACCTGCTGTCGTGAATGTTGGCGCAATGTTTGCAGCAGGCAGCATCAACGGAAGAGTCTTGAAGATTGCCATTGAGGCGGCTAGGAACGATGTCAATTCTGATCCAAGCATTCTTCGTAAAACTAAATTATCCATATCTTTTCATAATTCCAACTACAGCGGATTTCTTGGACTCGTTGGAG CGTTAAAGTACATGGAGTCTGATACATTTGCTATAATTGGTCCACAAAATTCTGGGATGGCTCACATACTCTCACATCTTGCCAATGAGCTACGTGTCCCTTTATTGTCAGTCACAGCGCTGGACCCCACCCTAGCAAGTCTGCAGTACCCTTTCTTTGTTCAAACTGCACCGAATGATCAATTCCAGATGGCTGCTATTGCAGACATTGTTAGTTATTTCGGTTGGTCAGAGGTGGTTGCGATTTTCACAGACGATGAAAACAGCCGAAATGGTGTTGCTGCATTAGGTGAGAAACTTGCAGAAAAACGCCACAAGATTTCATACAAGGCAGTACTTCCACCTGACCCGGAACCAACTCGAGAAGATATAAAAAATCTGTTGATAAAGGTTCGAATGGTGGAGTCTCGCGTGATCGTTatacacacattctccacatcTGGTCTCCTGGTTTTCGATGTTGCTAAAGAACTTGGGATGATGGAGAGTGGATATGTTTGGATAGCCGCAACTTGGCTGTCTACTGTTTTAGATTCAACTTCACCTCTTTCTTCGAAAACCGCCAGCTCCATCCAAGGTGCTCTGACTCTTCGTCCGCACACGCCAGATTCTAAGCGAAAAAGGGATTTCATATCAAGGTGGAACGAGTTGAGTAATGGCTCTATCGGGTTGAACCCTTACGGTCTATATGCCTATGATACAGTTTGGATGCTTGCCCGTGCTATAGATTTGCTTTTGGAACAAGGAAGCAGCATTGGCTTTTCCAACATTACTAGTATAGGACCTCTTGGCGGTCTTAAAGGAGGGACTTTGAACCTGGGTGCATTGAGCATTTTTCAGGGTGGGAAGCAGTTGCTGGACAATATTTTGCGGACAAATACAACCGGTCTGACTGGTCGGGTAGCATTTCATCCAGATAGATCGCCATTGAATCCTTCATATGAAATCATTAACACAATCGCAAATGGATATCAAAGAATTGGATACTGGTCCAACTACTCTGGTATATCTCTTGTGGCCCCTGAGAAATTATCCAACCGGTCTAATGCGAACCAACGTTTGGACACTGTTGTATGGCCCGGAGGGACAACAGTTAAGCCTCGGGGGTGGGTTTTTCCAAACAATGGAAAGAAATTGAGAATTGGAGTGCCAAATCGAGTCAGCTTTCAAGGCTTTGTGTCACGAACAAGTGGTACTGATGTAGTTGAAGGATACTGCATTGATATATTCATTGCAGCCATAAATTTGCTTCCTTATGCAGTTCCATATAAGTTTGTTCTGTTTGGTGATGGCCTCAAGAACCCTAGCTACAACGAGCTCGTAAACATGGTTGCTTCAGGT AAGTTTGATGCTGCGGTAGGTGACATTGCAATCGTCACAAACCGGACAAAGATTGTGGATTTCACTCAGCCATATATAGAGTCGGGGCTAGTTGTGGTGGCTCCAGTTAGGGATTCGAATTCAGCTTGGGCATTCTTAAGGCCATTTTCTTCATCAATGTGGGGTGTAACAGCATCCTTCTTCATAATCATTGGATTAGTGATATGGATCCTTGAACATAGAAAAAACGATGAGTTCCGAGGCCCTCCTAGGAAACAGATTGTCACAATTTTATG GTTTAGCTTCTCTACCATGTTTTTTGCTCACA GAGAGAACACCTTGACCACGCTAGGCCGCATGGTGCTGATCATATGGCTTTTTGTAGTTCTAGTGATCAACTCAAGCTACACAGCTAGCCTGACATCAATGCTCACAGTAAAACAACTATCATCCCCCATCACCGGCATCGATACCTTGATAACTAGCACAGAATCTATAGGATTCCAAATCGGATCTTTTGCTCAGAACTATTTGGTTGAGCAGCTCGACATCCCAAAGTCCAGACTAGTTCCTCTTGGCTCGCCAGAAGCTTATGCAACCGCGCTTAAGGATAAAACTGTTGCTGCTGTGGTTGACGAAAGAGCATATATGGAACTCTTCCTCTCAGAAAACTGCAAGTTCTCAATTAGGGGAACAGAATTCACCAAAAGTGGGTGGGGATTT GCATTTCCAAGAGACTCTCCTTTCGCAATTGACATGTCAACTGCCATCCTCACTCTATCTGAAAATGGTGATCTCCAGAAAATTTATAACAAATGGCTCTCCAGAAAGATTTGTGCTTCAGAGAGCTCCAGCATCGTATCCGACCagcttcaactacaaagctTCTGGGGGCTATTCCTTATCGCCGGCATTGTATCTTTTATTGCTCTACTCATTTACTTGTTTACCACGCTACACCAGTACAAACGCCATACCCCCGAAGCTGAAGATCAAGCCGAGCCTTCGAGCCAAGAAAACATCAACTCTCACTCTACCTTAACACGCCTCCTCAAGTTCTTGTCCTTCGTCGACAAAAAGGTAGACAAATCGAAGAAAAATAAGTCGAAAAGAAAGCGCAGCGAAAGCGTAGTACCAAATGGTCCAAATGTGATTGAAAATGAAGATGATCAATCAGTAAGGAATGCTTCCAAGAGAATACAAATCGACAACCCTCAAGAGATGCGTAATGCTGACAATGACATTTGGCTAACTCGTTAA
- the LOC103440931 gene encoding homoserine kinase-like, producing the protein MAICHQSPFKFFTAIPSQSSKPKPLHLRCNFSLPSRPPLTFTEPEPVFTSVKAFAPATVANLGPGFDFLGCAVDGLGDFVSLTIDPQVSPGEISISEISGDHKSKKLSRNPLSNCAGIAAIEVMKMLGVRSVGLSLTLEKGLPLGSGLGSSAASAAAGAVAVNEIFGGKLGIEELVIAGLKSEEKVSGYHADNIAPAIMGGFVLIRSYEPLDLIPLVFPDGKELFFVLATPEFEAPTKKMRAALPAEVGMAHHVWNSSQAGALVAAVLQGDVPGLGRALSSDKIVEPRRAPLIPGMDAVKKAAIEAGAFGCTISGAGPTAVAVTDDLKKGKVIGERMVAAFLKEGKLKAAASVSRLDRVGARLVGTIPR; encoded by the coding sequence ATGGCGATCTGCCACCAATCTCCGTTCAAGTTCTTCACCGCCATCCCATCACAATCATCGAAGCCCAAACCCCTCCACCTCCGATGCAATTTCTCCCTCCCCTCCCGACCCCCCCTCACCTTTACCGAGCCCGAACCCGTCTTCACCTCCGTCAAGGCCTTCGCCCCCGCCACCGTCGCCAATCTAGGCCCGGGATTCGACTTCTTGGGCTGCGCCGTCGATGGTCTCGGCGATTTCGTCTCCCTCACCATCGACCCCCAGGTCTCGCCGGGCGAGATCTCCATTTCCGAGATCTCCGGCGACCACAAGTCCAAAAAGCTCAGCAGAAACCCTCTCTCGAACTGCGCCGGAATCGCCGCCATTGAAGTCATGAAGATGCTCGGAGTCCGATCGGTAGGCCTTTCCCTCACTCTGGAAAAGGGGTTGCCTTTGGGCTCCGGTCTCGGATCCAGTGCGGCGAGCGCGGCGGCGGGTGCTGTTGCGGTCAACGAGATTTTTGGCGGGAAATTGGGGATAGAGGAATTGGTGATCGCGGGGTTGAAATCGGAGGAGAAAGTGTCTGGCTACCACGCTGATAACATAGCTCCGGCGATTATGGGAGGGTTCGTGTTGATTCGGAGCTACGAACCGTTGGATTTGATTCCGTTAGTCTTTCCGGATGGTAAAGAATTATTTTTTGTGTTGGCAACGCCGGAGTTTGAAGCTCCGACGAAGAAGATGAGGGCGGCGCTGCCGGCGGAGGTCGGGATGGCCCACCACGTCTGGAATTCGAGCCAGGCTGGGGCGCTGGTGGCGGCGGTGCTGCAGGGGGACGTGCCAGGGCTTGGCAGGGCCTTGTCGAGCGATAAGATAGTGGAGCCGCGGCGGGCCCCTCTGATCCCCGGCATGGACGCGGTTAAAAAGGCGGCAATCGAGGCTGGAGCATTCGGGTGCACAATAAGCGGGGCGGGGCCCACTGCGGTGGCGGTCACGGATGATCTCAAGAAAGGAAAGGTGATCGGAGAAAGAATGGTGGCGGCATTTCTAAAGGAAGGGAAATTGAAGGCGGCGGCGAGTGTGAGCAGACTCGACCGGGTTGGTGCCAGGCTTGTCGGCACCATTCCGAGATAG